A genomic region of Chlorobaculum parvum NCIB 8327 contains the following coding sequences:
- the secA gene encoding preprotein translocase subunit SecA, which produces MLKIFTKLFGSKHEKDVKKIKPIVDQINELYGPLQSLSDEAFRNKGTELRKKVRDSLIPIEKNIADTEKKLDNPDLSHEENEQLNDTLDNLRKEYETATASILDEVLPETFALVKETCRRLKGHTYEVMGREMVWDMVPYDVQLIGGVVLHQGKIAEMATGEGKTLVSTLPVFLNALTGRGVHVVTVNEYLAQRDMEWMRPVYEYHGLSTGVILSGLYSHQRRNEYLCDITWGTNSEFGFDYLRDNMAGTVEEMVQRDYYFAIVDEVDSVLIDEARTPLIISGPVPNSDTDTKYREIKPWIEQIVRAQQNLVASLLGEAEKTLKTKPNDFDAGLALLRVKRGQPKNNRLSKMLSQTGVGKLIQSVENEYLKDNASRMHEVDEMLYYAVDEKANTIDLTDKGREFLSKLSHQDQDLFLLPDVGSEVAAIDADANLQPSDKVRKKDEVYRLYAERSDSLHTISQLLKAYTLFAKDDEYVVQDGQVNIVDEFTGRVLAGRRYSDGLHQAIEAKENVKIEGETQTMATITIQNFFRLYKKLAGMTGTAETEASEFFEIYKLDVVVIPTNKPIARNDMDDLVYKTRREKYNAITSKVQELVAKGQPVLVGTASVEVSETLSRMLRAKRIQHNVLNAKQHAREADIVAMAGQKGAVTIATNMAGRGTDIKLGEGIREMGGLFILGSERHESRRIDRQLRGRAGRQGDPGESIFYVSLEDQLMRLFGSERVISVMDRLGHEEGDVIEHSMITKSIERAQKKVEEQNFAIRKRLLEYDDVMNQQREVVYSRRRKALKMDRLTADIMDLLLDYCNTVVKKFHEANDPAGLEEQVMRELMVEFKPDPSAFEREPYEKSAEELFKAASEFYHRKESDLPDDIMRQIEKYAVLSVIDQKWREHLREIDGLREGINLRAYGQKDPLLEYKQEAYKLFVDLLQEIEHETLSLAFKLFPITPEESEAIEARQRQQAINQERLVAQHKEAESAYEVSPNASVDSTMSMPGDEIVVQQPIRAEQKPGRNDPCPCGSGKKYKNCCGTNE; this is translated from the coding sequence ATGTTAAAAATTTTCACCAAGCTGTTTGGATCGAAGCACGAAAAAGACGTCAAGAAAATCAAGCCGATCGTTGACCAGATAAATGAACTCTACGGCCCGCTTCAGTCGCTCTCGGACGAGGCGTTCCGCAATAAAGGCACTGAGCTGCGCAAAAAGGTTCGGGACAGCCTGATCCCCATCGAAAAGAACATCGCTGATACCGAAAAAAAGCTCGACAACCCCGACCTCAGCCATGAGGAAAACGAGCAGCTCAACGACACGCTCGACAACCTTCGCAAAGAGTACGAAACCGCCACAGCAAGCATCCTCGACGAGGTGCTGCCCGAAACCTTCGCGCTGGTCAAGGAGACCTGCCGCCGACTGAAAGGCCACACCTACGAGGTGATGGGCCGCGAAATGGTGTGGGACATGGTTCCGTATGACGTACAGCTTATCGGCGGCGTGGTGCTGCATCAGGGCAAGATTGCGGAAATGGCCACCGGTGAAGGTAAAACGCTGGTCTCCACCCTGCCAGTCTTCCTGAACGCGCTGACCGGACGCGGCGTGCACGTGGTGACGGTCAACGAGTACCTCGCCCAGCGCGATATGGAGTGGATGCGACCGGTTTACGAGTACCACGGTCTTTCGACCGGTGTGATTCTGTCGGGCCTGTATTCGCACCAGCGGCGCAACGAGTACCTGTGCGACATCACCTGGGGCACCAACAGCGAGTTCGGCTTCGACTACCTGCGCGACAACATGGCCGGAACGGTGGAGGAGATGGTGCAGCGCGACTACTACTTCGCCATCGTTGACGAGGTTGACAGCGTGCTGATCGACGAGGCCCGAACCCCGCTGATCATCTCCGGCCCGGTACCGAACTCGGATACCGACACGAAGTACCGCGAAATCAAGCCCTGGATCGAGCAGATCGTCCGCGCACAGCAGAACCTCGTGGCCTCCCTGCTCGGCGAAGCTGAAAAGACTCTGAAAACCAAGCCGAACGATTTCGATGCGGGCCTCGCCCTGCTGCGCGTCAAACGCGGCCAGCCGAAAAACAACCGCCTCAGCAAAATGCTCTCGCAGACCGGCGTGGGCAAACTCATCCAGTCGGTCGAGAACGAATACCTCAAAGACAACGCCAGCCGCATGCACGAGGTGGACGAAATGCTCTACTATGCGGTGGACGAAAAGGCCAACACCATCGATCTGACCGACAAGGGCCGCGAATTCCTGAGCAAACTGAGCCATCAGGATCAGGATCTGTTCCTCTTGCCGGACGTGGGCAGCGAGGTTGCGGCCATCGATGCCGATGCGAATCTCCAACCTTCCGACAAGGTTCGCAAGAAGGACGAAGTCTATCGGCTCTACGCGGAGCGCTCCGACAGCCTGCACACCATCAGCCAGCTGCTCAAAGCCTACACGCTCTTCGCCAAGGATGACGAATATGTGGTGCAGGACGGACAGGTCAACATCGTTGACGAGTTCACCGGCCGCGTGCTCGCCGGACGCCGTTACAGCGACGGGCTGCATCAGGCTATCGAGGCCAAGGAGAACGTCAAGATCGAGGGTGAAACCCAGACGATGGCCACCATCACCATCCAGAACTTCTTCCGCCTCTACAAAAAGCTGGCCGGCATGACCGGTACGGCCGAAACCGAAGCCTCGGAGTTCTTCGAAATCTACAAGCTCGACGTGGTGGTCATTCCGACCAACAAGCCAATCGCGCGTAACGATATGGACGACCTGGTCTATAAAACGCGCCGCGAGAAGTACAATGCCATCACCAGCAAGGTGCAGGAGCTGGTCGCCAAAGGTCAGCCCGTTCTCGTTGGTACGGCCAGCGTCGAGGTATCGGAAACCCTGTCGAGAATGCTGCGCGCCAAGCGCATTCAGCACAACGTGCTCAACGCCAAGCAGCACGCCCGCGAGGCGGACATCGTGGCCATGGCCGGTCAGAAAGGGGCCGTGACCATCGCCACCAACATGGCCGGTCGAGGCACCGACATCAAGCTCGGCGAAGGCATCCGTGAAATGGGCGGCCTGTTCATCCTCGGTTCGGAACGGCACGAGTCGCGCCGTATCGACCGCCAGCTCCGTGGCCGCGCCGGACGCCAGGGCGATCCCGGTGAATCGATCTTCTACGTCTCGCTCGAAGACCAGCTCATGCGCCTGTTCGGCTCGGAGCGGGTCATTTCGGTCATGGACAGGCTGGGGCACGAAGAGGGCGACGTCATCGAACACTCGATGATCACCAAGTCGATCGAACGCGCGCAGAAAAAGGTCGAGGAACAGAACTTCGCCATCCGCAAGCGCCTGCTCGAATATGACGACGTCATGAACCAGCAGCGCGAAGTGGTCTACTCCCGCCGTCGCAAGGCGCTCAAAATGGATCGCCTGACAGCCGACATCATGGATCTCCTGCTCGACTACTGCAATACCGTGGTGAAAAAATTCCACGAAGCCAACGATCCCGCTGGACTCGAAGAACAGGTCATGCGCGAGCTGATGGTCGAGTTCAAACCCGACCCGTCGGCATTCGAGCGCGAACCGTACGAAAAGAGCGCCGAAGAGCTGTTCAAAGCGGCAAGCGAATTTTATCATCGCAAGGAGTCCGATCTGCCGGACGACATCATGCGCCAGATCGAAAAGTATGCCGTCCTGTCGGTGATTGACCAGAAGTGGCGCGAACACTTGCGCGAAATCGACGGATTGCGCGAAGGCATCAACCTGCGCGCTTATGGCCAGAAGGATCCGCTGCTTGAGTACAAGCAGGAGGCCTACAAACTGTTCGTCGACCTGCTGCAGGAGATCGAGCACGAAACCCTGTCGCTGGCATTCAAGCTCTTCCCGATCACGCCGGAAGAGTCGGAGGCAATCGAAGCCCGCCAGCGCCAGCAGGCAATAAACCAGGAACGCCTCGTGGCGCAGCATAAAGAGGCTGAAAGCGCCTATGAGGTTTCGCCCAACGCCAGCGTGGATTCAACCATGTCGATGCCCGGAGACGAAATCGTCGTGCAGCAGCCGATCCGCGCCGAACAGAAGCCCGGGCGTAACGATCCCTGTCCGTGCGGCAGCGGCAAAAAGTACAAGAACTGCTGCGGCACAAATGAGTAA
- a CDS encoding SDR family oxidoreductase, producing the protein MKKVLVAGSTGYIGRYVVQEFKNRGYWVRALVRSVEKAAKPGAHLEPAIADLADELVVAEATNPKTLTGLCDDIEIVFSSLGMTRPDFVHSSFDVDYHANLNILREAMKAKVRKFVYISVFNAHNMMEIENIQAHEKFVDELRASGLEYAIVRPTGYFSDMAQFLNMARNGIMLSLGEGDRKSNPIHGADLAKVCVDAAEGDNTNIDAGGPEIFTYREVAEMASDVVKKSPFTISVPIWVADGLTAVTGFINRDIHDIALFASTVSKNDTVAPQYGTHKLRAFFEQMAAKNS; encoded by the coding sequence ATGAAAAAGGTACTTGTCGCCGGCTCGACCGGCTATATCGGACGCTATGTGGTGCAGGAGTTCAAGAATCGCGGCTATTGGGTACGCGCTCTGGTGCGGAGCGTCGAAAAAGCCGCAAAGCCGGGCGCTCACCTTGAACCGGCGATTGCCGACCTTGCCGACGAGCTCGTGGTCGCCGAGGCCACCAATCCCAAAACCCTTACCGGACTGTGCGATGACATCGAAATCGTCTTTTCATCGCTCGGCATGACCCGCCCCGACTTTGTGCATTCGAGCTTCGATGTGGATTACCATGCGAACCTGAACATCCTCCGCGAGGCCATGAAAGCGAAAGTTCGGAAGTTCGTCTATATCTCGGTGTTCAATGCGCACAACATGATGGAGATCGAGAACATCCAGGCGCACGAAAAGTTCGTCGATGAGCTGCGCGCCTCGGGGCTTGAGTACGCGATTGTGCGGCCAACGGGCTATTTCTCCGACATGGCGCAGTTCCTGAACATGGCGCGCAACGGCATCATGCTCTCGCTCGGCGAGGGCGACCGCAAATCCAACCCTATCCACGGAGCCGACCTGGCCAAGGTGTGCGTCGATGCCGCCGAGGGTGACAACACCAACATCGATGCCGGAGGACCTGAAATCTTTACCTATCGCGAGGTGGCGGAGATGGCCTCCGATGTGGTCAAGAAAAGCCCGTTCACCATCTCGGTACCGATCTGGGTAGCGGATGGTCTGACGGCTGTGACCGGCTTCATCAACCGTGACATCCACGACATCGCCCTGTTCGCCTCCACCGTCAGCAAGAACGACACGGTCGCCCCGCAATACGGCACCCACAAGCTGCGAGCGTTCTTCGAGCAGATGGCTGCGAAGAATAGTTGA
- a CDS encoding DNA glycosylase, which yields MADAKELSKTIIKSHRNFDLHATLFSGQSFRWSQKENFSGYYSTVIDNKIFLLRSIDSTTFEIFSQSKEAFCLQISDFFRWYFAFDIDENSIFSSDFQRDYPELWRMVKPYRSVRVMRQEPFEIMVTFMCAQGIGMHLIRRQVSMIAERYGQKIVLETPEGEMVFYGFPTPSALASADPSELALCTNNNRIRAANIIAMARSFESGKLALACVGSGECDLETLRETLCVHSGIGLKIADCIALFGLGRFDAFPIDTHVKQYLWEWFGIEEARRSLTEKNYRILQEKARAILGTECAGYAGHILFHCWRKEVKKMKAF from the coding sequence ATGGCAGACGCTAAAGAATTATCAAAAACCATAATAAAATCTCATCGAAACTTTGATTTACACGCAACACTGTTCAGTGGCCAAAGTTTTAGGTGGTCTCAAAAAGAAAATTTTAGCGGTTATTACTCCACAGTAATCGACAATAAAATCTTTTTACTGCGCAGTATTGATAGCACTACTTTTGAAATTTTCAGCCAAAGTAAAGAAGCTTTTTGCTTGCAAATTAGTGATTTTTTTAGGTGGTATTTTGCTTTTGATATTGATGAAAACAGCATCTTTTCATCAGATTTTCAGCGAGATTATCCGGAACTATGGCGAATGGTAAAACCGTACCGATCCGTTCGGGTAATGCGGCAGGAGCCGTTCGAAATCATGGTCACTTTCATGTGCGCTCAAGGCATCGGAATGCACCTGATTCGCCGTCAGGTCTCCATGATTGCCGAACGGTATGGGCAAAAGATTGTGCTTGAGACGCCGGAAGGCGAGATGGTTTTCTACGGCTTCCCTACCCCGTCAGCTCTTGCTTCTGCTGATCCTTCTGAGCTGGCATTATGCACGAATAACAACCGGATTAGGGCTGCAAACATCATCGCCATGGCCCGTTCGTTCGAGTCTGGCAAGCTGGCGCTAGCCTGTGTTGGTTCAGGCGAATGCGATCTCGAAACGCTTCGCGAAACCTTGTGCGTGCACAGCGGAATCGGCCTCAAAATCGCCGATTGCATCGCCCTGTTCGGGCTTGGCCGGTTCGATGCGTTCCCCATCGATACGCATGTAAAACAGTACCTCTGGGAGTGGTTCGGCATTGAAGAAGCCCGCCGCAGCCTGACTGAAAAGAACTACCGGATTCTACAGGAAAAGGCGCGAGCCATCCTCGGCACTGAATGCGCTGGCTATGCCGGGCACATCCTGTTCCATTGCTGGCGGAAAGAGGTCAAAAAGATGAAGGCGTTTTAA
- the hsdR gene encoding EcoAI/FtnUII family type I restriction enzme subunit R, producing MDKKQLSERDICTKFITPSLEQVGWDIATQVREEFPLTNGRIIVRGSVHTRGSRKRADYVLFYKPNIPIAVIEAKDNKHSLGDGMQQALGYADLLQVPFVFSSNGDGFLFHNKLAPDGIIERELALHEFPSAETLWQWWAAHRGLDDRQNNLVTQDYFSDGSGKTPRYYQLLAINKTVEAIAGGQNRILLVMATGTGKTFTAFQIIWRLWKSKAKKRILFLADRNILVDQAITNDFKPFGSAMTKIQKRQADKSYEIYLSLYQAVTGNEEEKNIYKQFSPDFFDLVIIDECHRGSAAEDSAWREILEYFNSATQIGLTATPKETKEVSNIDYFGEPIYTYSLKQGINDGFLAPYKVVRIDIDKDLEGWRPDKGMLDKYGNEIEDRIYNQRDFDRSLVLEKRTELVARKVSDFLRRTNRFDKTIIFCENIEHAERMRQALVNENSDLASKHDKYVVRITGDNEEGKAELDNFIFPEKTFPVIATTSKLMTTGVDAQTCKLIVLDQRIQSMTEFKQIIGRGTRINEEFGKFYFTIIDFKKATELFADPDFDGDPVQIYEPQAGDSPLPPDISGGEPYPEGQEDQDWPDLQDKPVTGGVRRYVVDNVEVRVVAERVQYFDANGKLITESLRDYTRKALAGEFESLYDFLNRWNSAEQKQAIIDELAEHGIFFEALADEIGRKSGKSFDPFDLICHVAWDMPPLSRKERAEQVKKRNYFTKYGEEARKVLEALLDKYADEGIGHVEETQILTISPFTEIGTPMEIVRFFGGVDGYRQALLDLEHELYCA from the coding sequence ATGGATAAAAAGCAACTCTCCGAGCGGGACATCTGTACCAAATTTATCACGCCATCACTTGAGCAAGTGGGGTGGGACATCGCTACCCAGGTGCGCGAGGAGTTTCCGTTGACCAATGGTCGCATCATCGTGCGGGGCAGCGTGCATACTCGCGGCAGCCGCAAGCGCGCGGATTACGTGCTGTTTTACAAGCCCAACATTCCCATTGCCGTCATCGAAGCCAAGGATAACAAGCATTCGCTGGGCGATGGAATGCAGCAGGCTCTGGGCTATGCCGATTTGCTTCAAGTTCCTTTCGTCTTCAGCTCTAACGGTGACGGATTTCTGTTCCATAACAAACTTGCCCCTGACGGCATCATTGAGCGCGAACTTGCCTTGCATGAATTTCCTTCCGCCGAAACGCTCTGGCAGTGGTGGGCAGCGCACCGAGGACTTGACGATCGACAGAACAACCTCGTAACTCAGGACTATTTCAGCGACGGTTCCGGCAAGACGCCCCGATACTACCAGTTACTCGCGATCAACAAAACTGTCGAGGCCATTGCAGGCGGGCAGAACCGCATCCTCTTGGTCATGGCGACCGGAACTGGCAAGACCTTCACCGCTTTTCAGATCATCTGGCGGCTTTGGAAATCGAAAGCGAAAAAGCGCATCCTTTTTCTTGCTGACCGCAACATTCTGGTCGATCAGGCCATTACCAACGACTTCAAGCCCTTCGGATCGGCAATGACCAAGATTCAGAAGCGGCAGGCCGACAAGTCGTATGAAATCTATCTTTCCCTTTATCAAGCAGTTACGGGCAATGAAGAAGAGAAGAATATCTACAAACAGTTCAGTCCCGACTTTTTCGATCTGGTCATTATCGACGAGTGCCATCGGGGTAGCGCCGCTGAGGATTCGGCATGGCGCGAGATTCTGGAATACTTCAATTCGGCTACGCAGATCGGCCTGACTGCTACGCCGAAAGAGACCAAAGAGGTCTCGAACATCGACTATTTCGGCGAACCGATTTACACCTATTCTCTCAAGCAGGGCATCAATGACGGCTTTCTGGCGCCGTATAAGGTGGTGCGTATCGACATCGACAAAGACCTCGAAGGCTGGCGGCCCGACAAGGGAATGCTCGACAAGTACGGCAACGAAATCGAAGATCGCATTTACAACCAGCGGGATTTCGACCGTAGCCTCGTGCTGGAAAAGCGCACTGAACTGGTGGCCAGGAAGGTGAGCGATTTTCTGCGCCGTACCAATCGCTTTGACAAAACCATCATCTTCTGCGAGAACATCGAACACGCTGAGCGTATGAGGCAGGCGTTGGTGAACGAAAACAGCGACCTGGCCTCGAAGCACGACAAGTACGTCGTGCGCATCACCGGCGATAACGAAGAGGGCAAGGCCGAACTCGACAACTTCATCTTTCCCGAAAAAACCTTTCCGGTCATCGCCACCACCTCAAAACTCATGACCACCGGTGTCGATGCACAGACCTGCAAGCTCATCGTGCTCGACCAGCGCATCCAGTCGATGACAGAGTTCAAGCAGATTATCGGGCGCGGCACGCGCATCAACGAGGAGTTTGGCAAGTTTTATTTCACCATCATCGATTTCAAAAAGGCGACCGAGCTGTTTGCCGACCCCGATTTCGACGGTGATCCAGTGCAGATATATGAACCACAAGCCGGCGACTCTCCCTTACCTCCCGATATTTCGGGCGGAGAGCCCTATCCGGAAGGTCAAGAGGATCAGGATTGGCCCGATTTACAGGATAAGCCTGTTACTGGCGGAGTGCGCCGCTATGTCGTCGATAATGTTGAAGTGCGGGTGGTTGCCGAGCGGGTGCAGTACTTCGACGCCAATGGCAAGCTCATCACTGAATCGCTCCGCGACTACACGCGCAAGGCGCTTGCCGGGGAGTTTGAATCGCTCTATGACTTCCTCAACCGCTGGAACAGCGCCGAACAGAAGCAGGCGATCATCGACGAGTTGGCCGAACACGGCATCTTTTTCGAGGCGCTTGCCGACGAGATCGGGCGCAAGTCCGGTAAGTCCTTCGATCCGTTCGATCTCATTTGCCATGTAGCCTGGGACATGCCGCCGCTCAGCCGGAAGGAGCGAGCCGAGCAGGTCAAAAAGCGAAACTATTTCACGAAGTATGGTGAGGAGGCCCGCAAGGTGCTCGAAGCGCTTCTTGACAAGTATGCCGACGAAGGCATCGGCCACGTCGAGGAGACGCAAATCCTTACCATTTCGCCGTTTACCGAAATTGGTACGCCAATGGAGATCGTGCGCTTTTTCGGCGGAGTGGATGGGTACCGCCAAGCGCTGCTCGATCTTGAGCATGAACTCTATTGCGCCTGA
- a CDS encoding type I restriction-modification system subunit M: MSIQNLVKSIQDIMRKDVGVDGDAQRISQIVWLLFLKIFDDREQEWLFTLPEYRSPLLPHLRWSNWAKDPEGITGEELIDFVNNDLFPSLKNLATTPGVSSHGRVVGSVFEDAYNYMKSGTLLRQVINIIEEDVDFNTSGDRHLFNDIYEKLLADLQSAGNAGEYFTPRAVTQFMVDMLDPQLGESLLDPACGTGGFLTCAIEHLNEQVKTVDDREKIQESLHGVEKKPLPHMLAVTNMMLHGIDVPTNIRHDNTLSRPLKDYSPKDRVDLIITNPPFGGMEEDGIEKNFPRQYQTRETADLFMALIMHLLKPDTGKAAVVLPDGFLFGEGVKTTLKKELLESFDLHTIVRLPKGVFSPYTSIATNILFFKKGGPTKEVWFFEHPYPEGYKSYSRSKPLTIAEFDREKAWWGGASRKGRQTTEYAWKVSAEEIVARNGNLDCKNPHEVEVVHGDPEELMQEYHGIVRQLEEAQEALKRELIDALEGRG; encoded by the coding sequence ATGTCTATCCAGAACCTCGTAAAATCCATACAGGATATCATGCGCAAGGATGTTGGCGTTGATGGCGACGCTCAGCGCATCAGTCAGATTGTGTGGCTCCTTTTCCTGAAAATCTTTGATGACCGCGAGCAGGAGTGGCTGTTCACTCTGCCCGAATACCGTTCGCCACTGCTGCCTCATCTTCGCTGGAGCAACTGGGCCAAAGACCCGGAAGGTATCACCGGTGAGGAGCTGATCGATTTCGTCAACAACGATCTTTTCCCCTCGCTGAAAAATCTCGCCACCACGCCTGGCGTTTCCTCGCATGGGCGCGTGGTTGGCTCGGTGTTCGAGGATGCCTATAACTATATGAAGTCCGGTACGTTGCTGCGCCAGGTGATTAACATCATCGAGGAGGATGTGGACTTCAATACCTCTGGCGACCGGCATCTGTTCAACGACATTTACGAAAAGCTGCTCGCCGATCTGCAATCCGCCGGAAATGCTGGTGAATACTTCACGCCACGTGCGGTGACGCAGTTCATGGTGGACATGCTCGACCCGCAACTCGGCGAGTCTTTGCTTGATCCGGCCTGCGGTACCGGCGGCTTTCTCACCTGCGCCATCGAGCATCTGAACGAGCAGGTCAAGACCGTCGATGACCGCGAAAAGATTCAGGAGAGCCTGCACGGCGTAGAGAAGAAGCCCCTGCCGCACATGCTGGCCGTGACGAACATGATGCTGCATGGCATCGACGTACCGACTAACATCCGGCACGATAATACGCTCAGCCGTCCGCTCAAGGATTACAGCCCGAAAGATCGGGTCGATCTCATCATCACCAATCCGCCGTTCGGGGGGATGGAAGAGGATGGCATCGAGAAGAACTTTCCCCGCCAGTACCAGACCCGCGAAACCGCCGACCTGTTTATGGCGCTTATCATGCACCTGTTGAAGCCCGATACCGGCAAGGCTGCCGTGGTGCTGCCGGACGGGTTCCTCTTTGGCGAAGGGGTCAAGACGACGCTCAAAAAAGAGCTGCTCGAATCGTTCGATCTGCACACCATTGTGCGGTTGCCCAAAGGGGTGTTCAGCCCCTACACCAGCATTGCGACCAACATTCTGTTTTTCAAGAAGGGCGGGCCGACAAAAGAGGTCTGGTTCTTCGAGCATCCCTATCCGGAAGGGTACAAATCCTACTCCCGCTCGAAACCGCTGACTATCGCGGAGTTCGACCGAGAAAAGGCATGGTGGGGCGGAGCGTCGCGCAAAGGTCGCCAAACGACGGAGTACGCCTGGAAGGTGAGCGCGGAGGAGATTGTGGCGCGCAACGGCAACCTCGATTGCAAGAATCCGCACGAGGTCGAGGTGGTGCATGGTGATCCGGAGGAGTTGATGCAGGAGTATCATGGGATCGTCCGCCAGCTCGAAGAGGCGCAAGAGGCGCTGAAGCGCGAGTTGATCGATGCGCTGGAGGGGAGGGGATGA
- a CDS encoding restriction endonuclease subunit S has protein sequence MDFRDGETSVVELLERHFEVAFSAPDGVKKLRELILTLAMKGKLVPQDPNDQPASEMLKEIEAEKQRLVKEGKIKNPKALPPITADDVPYELPDGWEWVRLGEITAYNGRKNISGDQIDPDTWVLDLEDIEKDTSRILYRAKFSERQSKSTKSTFLKGDVLYGKLRPYLDKIVVADRDGVCTTEIVPIVSFVGLHSDFLKWLLKRPAFLSYVNSLMYGVKMPRLGTDNAVASIHPLPPLPEQHRIVARIDELMAHCDELEKLRAEREQKRVKVHAAAVRQLLDTTEPESSANAWQFISRNFRELYSDKENVAELRKAILQLAVMGKLVPQDPNDPPACELLKEIEAEKQRLVKEGKIKKPKAVSPIKPDEVPYPLPDSWEWVRLGDVISYMDAGWSPKCETGPASDSEWGVLKTTAVQKLEFLPHENKTLPIKLTPRPEYQVEEKDILITRAGPKNRVGICCVATSIRPKLMLSDKIIRFKIYGDLISPDYCALSLNTGYCSEQIEMFKSGMAESQMNISQDKVKRLLMLIPPLPEQHRIVARIDQLMALCDTLEQQIDDATRKQTELLNAVMTQV, from the coding sequence ATGGATTTTCGGGACGGCGAAACATCGGTGGTTGAGCTGCTTGAGCGGCATTTCGAGGTGGCGTTTTCTGCGCCGGATGGGGTGAAGAAGCTGCGGGAGTTGATTCTGACGCTTGCGATGAAGGGCAAACTCGTGCCGCAGGATCCGAACGATCAACCGGCGAGTGAGATGCTGAAGGAGATTGAAGCTGAAAAACAGCGGTTGGTGAAAGAGGGGAAAATCAAGAATCCGAAAGCGTTACCGCCGATTACGGCTGACGATGTTCCGTATGAATTGCCGGATGGTTGGGAGTGGGTAAGGCTTGGTGAAATTACAGCCTATAACGGTAGAAAAAATATATCAGGAGATCAAATTGATCCAGATACCTGGGTGCTTGATCTTGAGGATATTGAAAAGGATACTTCAAGAATTTTATATCGCGCGAAGTTCTCTGAAAGACAATCAAAATCAACAAAATCTACTTTTTTAAAAGGTGATGTGCTCTACGGTAAACTACGTCCATATTTGGATAAAATAGTTGTTGCTGATAGAGATGGGGTTTGTACTACTGAAATTGTTCCTATTGTTTCTTTCGTTGGATTGCATTCTGATTTTCTCAAATGGTTATTAAAACGTCCAGCATTTTTATCCTATGTCAATTCTTTGATGTATGGTGTGAAAATGCCTCGACTTGGAACGGATAATGCAGTGGCGAGTATTCATCCACTTCCACCACTTCCCGAACAACACCGTATCGTCGCTCGTATCGATGAATTGATGGCGCATTGTGATGAGCTGGAAAAGCTGCGTGCGGAGCGGGAGCAGAAGCGCGTCAAAGTTCACGCCGCCGCAGTCAGGCAGTTGCTCGATACGACGGAGCCGGAGTCAAGCGCCAACGCATGGCAGTTCATCTCCCGGAATTTCCGTGAACTTTATAGCGATAAGGAAAACGTCGCCGAACTCCGCAAAGCCATTCTCCAGCTCGCCGTCATGGGCAAGCTCGTCCCGCAAGACCCGAATGATCCGCCTGCCTGTGAACTGTTGAAGGAGATTGAAGCTGAGAAACAGCGGTTGGTCAAAGAGGGGAAGATCAAAAAGCCGAAGGCGGTGTCGCCGATTAAGCCGGATGAAGTTCCGTATCCGCTGCCGGATAGTTGGGAGTGGGTGAGATTGGGAGACGTGATTTCTTATATGGATGCAGGTTGGAGTCCGAAGTGCGAAACTGGACCGGCAAGTGATTCGGAATGGGGAGTTTTAAAAACCACAGCGGTTCAAAAATTGGAATTCTTGCCGCATGAAAATAAGACTTTGCCTATAAAATTAACACCTCGACCAGAATATCAGGTAGAGGAAAAAGATATTTTGATTACTCGTGCAGGCCCAAAGAATCGAGTTGGTATATGTTGTGTTGCTACGTCTATAAGGCCTAAACTGATGTTATCGGATAAAATTATTCGGTTCAAAATCTATGGTGATCTGATTTCCCCGGATTATTGCGCTCTTTCTTTGAATACAGGATATTGTTCCGAACAAATTGAGATGTTTAAATCTGGTATGGCTGAGAGTCAAATGAATATTTCTCAAGATAAGGTGAAACGTTTGTTGATGCTAATTCCCCCACTTCCCGAACAACACCGCATCGTCGCTCGCATCGATCAGTTGATGGCTTTGTGCGATACGCTGGAGCAGCAGATCGATGACGCCACCCGTAAACAAACCGAACTACTCAACGCCGTGATGACTCAGGTGTAG